The Thermogemmatispora onikobensis genome includes a region encoding these proteins:
- the secY gene encoding preprotein translocase subunit SecY, which produces MLGRLLSVWAIPDLRKKIIFTLVILLLMRLLAHITVPLTHQQEQTLASLFTNGQNQNLGQLLGLLDIFSGGSLQTYSIIAMSVYPYVTATIVMQLLSPIIPALHRLMEEGEAGRLKFSQITRIITVPLAFLQALGSAAIFVRVGVLDASTFNLFGPNWLQTLAILLSLTTGTMILVWFGELITEYGVGNGISIIILGNIVTRLPTLVQQGYLSSTTTGGTSGSILNLVVLGLIAVVTIAGIVYIYLGQRRIPIQYPTKRIVGRGMLVGSAQTTYIPMMVNSAGMIPLIFANSVLLFPTVISQYLASSNASWLTTAASWLSSTLLNTTLPWYWLFYFLLVVGFTYFYADLVWEQQNIAENLQKQGAHIPGYRPGEQTRIYLKTLLRRVTLGGALFLGILAVLPYLARTQMLSSTALLVVVAVALDTIRQLEAQVVMRNYSGFLS; this is translated from the coding sequence ATGTTAGGACGGCTGCTCAGTGTCTGGGCTATTCCCGACCTGCGCAAGAAGATCATCTTTACCCTGGTCATCCTGCTGCTCATGCGGCTACTGGCGCACATTACTGTGCCGTTGACCCACCAGCAGGAGCAAACGCTGGCCAGCCTCTTCACGAACGGTCAAAATCAGAATCTGGGCCAGTTACTCGGCCTTCTGGACATCTTTTCAGGGGGATCGCTCCAGACCTACTCGATCATCGCCATGAGCGTCTACCCCTACGTCACGGCGACCATCGTGATGCAGCTGCTCTCGCCAATCATTCCGGCCCTTCACCGTCTCATGGAAGAGGGTGAGGCCGGACGGCTCAAGTTCAGCCAGATTACGCGCATCATCACGGTCCCTCTGGCCTTTCTCCAGGCGCTGGGTAGCGCGGCCATCTTTGTGCGGGTGGGCGTTCTGGACGCCAGCACCTTCAACCTCTTTGGTCCTAACTGGCTGCAGACGCTGGCCATTCTGCTCTCGCTGACCACGGGGACGATGATCCTGGTCTGGTTTGGCGAGCTGATCACCGAATACGGTGTCGGCAATGGCATCTCCATTATCATCCTGGGCAACATTGTGACCCGCCTGCCCACCCTGGTGCAGCAGGGTTACCTTTCCAGCACTACCACGGGCGGCACGAGCGGCAGCATTCTCAACCTGGTCGTGCTGGGCCTCATCGCCGTGGTCACCATTGCTGGCATCGTCTATATCTACCTGGGACAGCGACGTATTCCGATTCAGTACCCTACCAAGCGCATTGTGGGACGGGGGATGCTGGTCGGTTCGGCGCAGACCACCTATATTCCTATGATGGTCAATAGCGCCGGCATGATCCCGCTGATCTTTGCCAACTCGGTCTTGCTTTTCCCAACCGTGATCTCTCAGTACCTGGCCAGCAGCAATGCCAGCTGGCTCACGACGGCGGCGAGTTGGCTCAGCAGTACCTTGCTCAATACAACGCTGCCCTGGTACTGGCTCTTCTACTTCCTGCTGGTGGTCGGGTTCACCTACTTCTATGCCGATCTGGTCTGGGAACAGCAGAATATTGCCGAGAATCTGCAGAAGCAGGGTGCTCACATTCCTGGCTATCGCCCGGGCGAGCAGACGCGGATCTACTTGAAAACGCTGCTGAGGCGGGTAACACTTGGCGGCGCGCTCTTCCTGGGCATTCTGGCGGTCCTGCCCTATCTGGCCAGAACCCAGATGCTCAGCTCGACCGCCCTGCTGGTCGTCGTGGCTGTAGCGCTGGATACCATCAGGCAGCTTGAAGCACAAGTTGTCATGCGCAATTACTCGGGTTTCCTGTCGTAG
- a CDS encoding adenylate kinase: protein MLIILIGAQGSGKGTQAKALSQELGIPHVASGDLFRKEVAEGTELGLKAKGYLDRGELVPDELTITMILGRLARPDCARGALLDGFPRTIPQAEALDKGLQAVQRQVDLAVYLEVPREELVRRLSGRYICRACQHVYNIYSKPPKVPGVCDIDGSELYQRSDDVGEAVERRLDIFFRETIRLLDYYATQEKLVKVNGNQSIDEVHQELLSAIKGYEQGQHGSA from the coding sequence GTGCTGATCATTCTCATTGGCGCTCAAGGGTCGGGCAAAGGGACCCAGGCGAAAGCGCTCTCTCAGGAACTTGGGATTCCGCATGTAGCCAGCGGAGATCTGTTTCGTAAGGAAGTCGCTGAAGGCACTGAGCTGGGCCTGAAAGCCAAAGGCTATCTGGATCGCGGTGAGCTAGTCCCTGACGAGCTGACAATCACAATGATCCTGGGTAGACTGGCCCGTCCCGATTGTGCCAGGGGGGCCTTGCTAGATGGCTTCCCGCGAACCATTCCCCAGGCGGAGGCTCTGGATAAAGGGCTGCAAGCCGTTCAGAGGCAGGTCGATCTGGCCGTTTATCTGGAGGTGCCACGGGAGGAATTAGTGCGGCGGCTGTCGGGTCGCTACATTTGTCGCGCCTGCCAGCATGTCTACAACATCTATAGCAAGCCACCTAAGGTTCCGGGTGTCTGCGATATCGATGGAAGCGAGCTCTACCAGCGCTCCGACGATGTTGGCGAGGCGGTCGAACGGCGACTGGATATCTTCTTTCGGGAGACCATTCGCCTGCTCGACTACTACGCGACACAGGAGAAGCTGGTCAAAGTCAATGGCAATCAGAGCATTGACGAGGTTCATCAAGAGTTGCTCTCGGCCATCAAAGGCTATGAACAAGGCCAGCATGGGTCGGCCTGA
- the map gene encoding type I methionyl aminopeptidase → MAIILKSKEERERIRETGRIVAAVLAELRSAVRPGITTGDLDRLAAEALQRYGAKSSSLGYHGYPGHLCTSANDEVVHGIPGKRVLQEGDIISIDLAAHYQGWHADAAITVGVGEISPELKRLLKVTEDALYRGIAAARAGNRLLDISRAIQQFVESAGFSLVRQYGGHGIGRSMHEDPQVLNYVEPGLPNPVLRPGMVLAIEPMVNMGGKETRVLADRWTVVTADHSYSAHFEHTVAITEGDAEILTL, encoded by the coding sequence GTGGCGATTATCCTGAAATCAAAGGAAGAGCGCGAGCGCATTCGCGAGACGGGGCGGATTGTGGCCGCCGTTCTGGCTGAGCTGCGCAGCGCAGTTCGCCCCGGGATCACAACGGGTGACCTGGACCGCCTGGCGGCGGAGGCCCTGCAGCGCTATGGGGCGAAATCAAGCTCGCTTGGCTACCACGGCTACCCCGGTCACCTGTGTACGTCGGCCAACGATGAGGTGGTGCATGGTATCCCAGGCAAGCGCGTGCTCCAGGAAGGCGATATTATCAGCATCGACCTCGCCGCTCATTATCAAGGCTGGCATGCCGATGCTGCGATCACGGTCGGCGTGGGTGAGATTAGCCCCGAGCTGAAGCGCCTGCTCAAGGTGACTGAGGATGCCCTCTATCGCGGGATTGCAGCGGCTCGAGCCGGCAATCGCCTGTTGGATATCAGCCGCGCCATTCAGCAGTTCGTGGAGAGCGCTGGCTTCTCTCTGGTACGCCAATATGGTGGCCACGGGATTGGTCGCAGTATGCATGAAGATCCCCAGGTGCTGAACTACGTCGAGCCTGGGCTGCCCAATCCTGTACTACGGCCCGGGATGGTCCTGGCCATCGAGCCGATGGTCAATATGGGCGGAAAGGAGACGCGCGTCCTCGCCGACCGTTGGACGGTGGTCACGGCTGATCATAGCTACTCTGCTCATTTCGAGCATACGGTCGCTATCACGGAAGGCGATGCTGAGATTCTGACACTCTGA
- the infA gene encoding translation initiation factor IF-1, whose amino-acid sequence MPKKDEIEVEGEVTEALPNAMFRVKIDENHQVLATLSGRIRMNFVRIVPGDRVKVVLSPYDLTRGRITWRVKP is encoded by the coding sequence ATGCCGAAAAAGGATGAGATCGAGGTGGAGGGCGAGGTGACCGAAGCCCTCCCAAATGCGATGTTCAGGGTCAAGATCGACGAGAACCATCAGGTTCTGGCGACATTGTCGGGACGCATCCGCATGAATTTCGTGCGCATCGTCCCCGGCGACCGGGTCAAGGTGGTGCTCTCGCCCTATGACCTGACGCGGGGCCGCATCACCTGGCGCGTTAAGCCCTGA
- the rpmJ gene encoding 50S ribosomal protein L36 — protein sequence MKVRASVKPRCEHCKIIRRNRVVIVICTKNPKHKQRQG from the coding sequence GTGAAGGTACGCGCCTCGGTGAAACCACGCTGCGAGCACTGCAAGATCATTCGCCGCAATCGCGTGGTGATCGTGATTTGTACCAAGAACCCGAAGCATAAGCAGCGTCAGGGCTAG